The window CATAGAGTAGCCAGGCGGTATATACAAAAAAGCCACGATTCAATAAATGAATATAGGTTGAGCGTAGTTGACGTGTCTTCTCTCGGTTGAACATTATGGAAATGAAGTGTTAACGGAAATGCATATTCCCATCTATTGAGTTTTTCATCAGACAAATGTTACTAGGAAGTCATTGTGTAAATGACTTCAATAATGGTGATTAATACAATACGTTTAGGGCCTCAAATGAAAGGTTTATCATTTCTTTATGATGACAAATTATTAAGCTTTTACTCAGTCTTTAAACTGGATCGAAATGATTATTAAACTAAAGAGATGTGACTAAATTGACAgtttaacaatttttcattaatttctcttttcaatttcaaatagTTATTTGTCATTTTATTCTTCACAATTACACaaattaaaacacaaaataaaaacaattaaattcgCTAAAaagttcttaaaaataaatatttccaAGATTAGGTTTTTCTACggaaatagtttttatttaatattttgtaattcTCAATCAGTTCTAACAGATCTAGGTCTGTTAAAAGACCACTGCTTTTCTGAAGACCCAAATAGAGCTTACCTTTCAGGGTCTAAATAAACAGTCCAAATCCTTTAAAATTCCTAGACCTTAGACCTCTTTAAGACATGTTAATTCTATAAATGAGATTCAATTTGTTTTCGCTAAAAAGTACAGTTTGGTACCAAATTCTCTTGGCTTGCTATTCATGTCTCTGCTACCCGCAGATATTAGCCTAGTTTCAACAATTTGGCAATATTCTCGCGACGTTGTCATTGTCTTACTTTATACATTTTGTCTTCGCCAGTCATCCAATGCTCTCTTCCCTCCATAGACCAAAAGCATTGTGTTGGCCGCAAACCACTTGAAAAATGCTGCTTACAACATTTCAGAAACAGACACAGGAACCCCATTACTCCAGTtctggtttggttttttttagagagagagagttataattgcaaaaaaatatatttcaatgcAACTGAAGAAGACGACAgcaaacgaattgaaagagaATCTGTTACTGAATGAATGGGTGGCAAAGACAAAGGAAAGGCAAAGCAGGGCAGAGCAGGACGGGGCAGGGAATGGTGGGTAAAGGGGGTGGTTTGAATGGGTGTATTTAATCACCAATCTCAAAAAACCCAACCCTCACATAATTCATTTAGTGGGCGGGGCCTTTTGGTTTTGAATGCAAAGCTTAAGCTTCATTTCGTTACGCGGGTGCAATGGGAGAGAGGATTGCGGGTTGTGGGCTGTGGGCTGAAGGCTCAGCGCACAGGTCTAGGATGAGGGCTGCACGGGTGGGCTAAAAGGCGCTTAGGGTGTCATAACTGCAATCTCGTGACAGTCGTTGAGACATAAAACAGCTGTCACTGGGAGTTGCCGTGGCAAATTTTCCAAATGCAATCCggaaagaaaaacttttgccgTTGCAATTTGACATAGGCTAGCGAATGGGGGATTTTGAAGTGGTCGTCCGTTGTGGAGTAGAAGGCGCCTTTCTATGTATGTAGCTTAATTGATACATAAATAACATGAAAGAAATCattaagaaattaaatattcgaaCAGAAAAGTACCTCTTTTACCCtctttttaaaaagaaattagtATGACACTcgtaaaattaattatttgctAAAAAGTTTCTAACTTGAACTCCTACAATTGttgcaatttatttatacaaattgTGCAAAATTCTAAGAATAAAGAACTTTATTATGACTATACTTAGAAAGTCTCTAGTCTAGTATATGAGttatttaacttttctttttaattatcTTCTAACTCTATACAGGTTAAGCTGACATTTTTTGTAATGTTAAGAATTTTCAAGGAAATCGAGCATTTTTAGGGAGATTAGTTCTAATATATTGAAattcgaacagttttagaggTAAAATCTCGAGTTTTAAGGGTTAATATCCCTCACTCACACCCTCACACCCTCCGAGGAACAGATACTATTGGTACTtgaatatataaaatgaataattttttggacttttcaacaatttaataaaatgatTATACTTAATTGACAAACTAATCTTAATAGTTTTAAGACAATTTTTTCCAGAATTTATAATtctagatttttttttttaaagaaataagatagataaatgaaatgattcaatGCTTCacttaattaataataataattaagagAAATAACATTTAACTTTTTCCGAAACTTGgtatttgaataaatttttaccTCTAATTACTATATTAAGAAGTTGAGGTTAGAGATTGGCTTTAgttaattgttattgttaaatttCGATGAGATCTAGATATTGTCTTAGATACTTAATAATTTCCCAAATATTTTAAGTTAAGTTGTAAGAGACAAATCCGGGGTAGACTTTGTTCTAATTTGGTATAGAAGTACTTCAGTCGGTGTAGCGGGATAAAACTCTCTTAAATCCTTCAAAACCTCAAATGGGTGTGGGTGGGGGTTGGTAGGTGGGTGGTAGATTCATTAAGGTTTTCTATTTCATTGAAACATGAGCATTTCATACAAGAATTTTTCTTCCATCCGATATGAATGAATATGTTGTGTATGTACTccgggtgtgtgtgtgtgtgtgtgcgagagaGAGTTACAGccatagaaaaatatttacaattttccGTGACGTGTATAACGACGACTGAGAGATGAAGGCTTAGAATGAAAACATGTCCATATACTATATACTGTACTGTAGGCTGAGGGATGTTGTTCGCTGTAGTGATTCGTTGTCTAGGCAACGGCTCAGCGCGCATTTTTATATGCACCATCAACGACAACGTAGACAGAGTTGCATTTTCCGGCTCTCGAATTTCCACTGGGGAAAAGTATTTTACACCAGCTCTGTCTGACGGTTTTGGACCCGGCTTGTTGCTTTTCAACTTGGTGCATTGAACTCTATCTATCTCGCTTTGAGTTTTTGGTGTGCAGTTCACTTGGTTAGAGTGTTCTATGTACgggatttatttattttatttttttcgggTGAGTTTACGAGCCAACTGTGTGTGTAATTTGAGGCATTTGCTTTTTactgaaataaaatattttattttgttaaaatggaaaaatttgGTGCGTTTCTTTAATGGAAAGGGTCTAGCAGTAAACCAACATAAAGAGCTTAAATGACAAGAActttaagaaaatattttgttgtcagctaattttttttcaaaaaccatttgaatttatttgtattACTTCAATATTAATTAACATTATATATAATCctttataaatatacaaatacttTTCAAAAACATTAAAGTTTTGGGGGAAAATGATAGATGAGTAGTAAGaatttgtatacttttttaGCAATAAAACTTCTTGTAATAgtatttattgtatttaaCTGATTCACctctttttattatatttgaaAATAGTTCAAACGTTTATTTAAGGAAAAAttgaatacattttttaataCAAAGTATTATTTCAGAAAAATTTCATCTTCCAATGAAAtgttttatatgatttgtGTTACTTTAATTTCTGCTTCTTTTCAGTTCTCCAACATTTTAACTCCTTTAAACAGCATATGAGACTTATTTTCCATTGTTTATccataataaacaattttataaagtTTTGAATTCACTTTGTTACATGTACATATTTAGACTTGGtctaatatatacatattctcAATATTTTGTTTGACCTTTTGcctgtaaaacaaaaaaaatgttaaaaatttaactaTCTTTAGAAGCcagaaaaagacaaaattcTGTACACTAACGAAAGCTAACTAAGCAGCCTGGCTAATTTTAAATCAAGTCATGACCTTcgacccacacacacacacacacacacacatgctcGCACACTTGCCGCCCACACGTCAATAACAAggaaacctaaaaaaaaagacagccaatattttatataaaatttgtgCAAAAAATAGCTTCAAGCTATTTGCGAAAAATCAACACAGaatcaaacaacaaaaaaaaaaaggaaaaaccatcgaagaattttatgaaataaaatacaaaaaaagaaacgatatggtttattaaatatttttagccTTGGGCCACAGCTTCGAAGCAAACACATGCCATGCCAGAGAGATGGAGACACGGAGAAGCCGAGTGTGTGGCAAGTGGAGGCAGTGATGAGGTTCGGGGGCAAATTGGGAGGTGGCCTCTCATCAGAAGGTAGCTTGCATTTTCTCATTGATGTGGCTTTGGCTTGATGGAGAGTAATTGAATTTAAAGCAAGGCAACACAAAAAATGTGCTAATGACTTGGGttggtcggttggttggtAAATATTCTAGGGAGAAAACGGGAGATTGTATCAAAACTGCTGCACCACTTGAGACAGTCTGAAGGGGAAGCAAAGACATTTTTTTCCTGTTAAGGACAGGGCTTATGCCTTACAATATCTCAGTTTCAGACACACAGATCAATGACAAGGCCACTTTATCGATTTGAATTATTATTCTTTTCTATTATCTTTGTAATTGTTGCTAATTTAAATCGGTATACCCATCATCTAGATCCATATCCGAATCGTCATAGTCACACATATATTGCTGACTCATTGATGACGATTGACGAGATTCCAAACGCAAGGCCACTTGATAGACAATCAATGTGATCAGACTCCTCAGCGAGCCGCAAAGTGCTCCAAAGGCTATGCAAGTGGCCACTTTAACAAGTAAACCATAGTCCGTGTTTAAATGATAATGGAAAATTAGAATTTGTTTGGCAAAATAATCCGAAAAGTCCATACTGATTGACATTcgaaaagaaatttaaactGATTGTTAAATCAGAGAaggaaatttgatttttaattcttttcgCCTCACAAGTTACAGATCACAGGAGCCCTTGATATATTTACCACTTTCAAAAACATTGATACATATACAATTTCAATActataacaaaaatgtttccCAATCCCATTGAAGTTGTCTGCATTCATATCGTACAGCCCATAATCGATTTATTGGCTTACTTACTCAATGAAGTGCATTTTCTGGCATTTATGGCTGGTTGTGCAGTTTTGGGCATTACTTTGGGACTGATATTCGGCATTATCTCTGTGGTATGGTATAAATGTTCTCGAGAGACGACAGTGACCAAAAAACAGGAATTCGAAGGAAATGTCAATAGACCCATAAACTCAATAAAGAATGattaaataaagcaaatacttagaacaaaaaaatagttcaagaattaatgaaaaattgtTAGTTTACAATTTCAGAAAAGTTTGGGCAAGTTATTTAACTGTCTATTAGAtgatttgaaattgaattaatACCATCCATAATTAAATTCCAACAGAAATGGGCACTTTAAACGACtttgtttctcttttatttcaaTGAAATTGATTAACTTGTTGCCCACTAAGATCCCTCCGATTTTTCGGAAATCCGGCCAAATACAATTTGGTGTCTCTTTATAACTCGTTAAGTTTGGCTTGTGCCAAGAATCAGAATGCATTCTAATACTTACGAATGTCTACAAAAATCATTAGCAAAGTAAATGCTGCATATTTTTGTTTCCTCTTATTtcaaagtaaaataaaatgaagataTTTCAAGAGGTTTTAAGTGGAGAGCAATGAACTGCTCTTGTTACTTTGGTCCTTGAAACTCCAAGTTCCATTTCCCCCGAGTTCCATTCATTAGCATTGATATTTGAAATCAATATCTAAGTGCATCGTTGAACGACAGAAACCGATTCCccctttttttgattttttttcgcTGTGCTCACTTGTCAAATATATGCACTTGAATAACATAACGGCGACAGGTACGCGAAAAAGGtaaatgaaataatatttgtCATGCTCAAATACAGTAGTAAGTGAGATAGAATGGAAAAGGTGGCATAAGAGGAAGAAAGGAGAAAGGAGAGAAATGTAAAATTGTTAACGGAGAAAAAATTGTGATCAAAGTGTAAGCAAAAATGTTGGAAATGTAGTTATTGAGAGTTGCCTACTTTCAGGCGTCTTTAAAAGTACATTTTAATTTCCCCCAGGAAACGCTTGGCTAAATATGCAATCAGACAACCATCGTAACGTAAACTAAATTTGCcaaaaggacaaaaaaaaaaaaaaaaacacagcaCAAAACTGCTGCAAAGGATGTCATTTTGCCAAAACgcaaaaatatttgccaagCAGGTTTGGGGTCAAAGGACATGCCCCCAACGGCATAAAGACAATTTAAGGGCGCTTGGAGTTCATAAACAGGACGACAACGAAACGCCCGATGAAATGAAAAAGGATGAATAAAAGCAGATAGAGGGGTCTTGGCTCAGGGTGACAGAGCCaagtgaaataaaatttatttttgtaacaAAATTGCGTGACACGAATGGCATGGCATATAGCCAGCCAATGGTCTAACGATTCACgagtatattaaaattttttcttcacaGACCTCAGTATGtaaagacagagacagagagagacagagagagagagatcatGCTGTTTGGGTGATAAAGGAGTAAAGAAATGATTGGTTTTCTCGCTCATCTTCTTCACATCGTCTGCGAGCCCAGCGAAGCAACAAATAGTCTTCTGCTCTCTGTCTCTAGCTTTCTCTGTGGAAATTGTTGCAACAAATGGCTAAAGTTTTTAGCGACTGTGCTGGAAAACTTTGCCActgcaaatgcaaaaaccCCAAGTCAACAATaacagcaccaacaacaagcATTGAAGACGGAAAATTAAGTTTCTGCGCCGCTGAGTTGGCAAAGGAAAGGCCGACAGAACGTTCTGAATGTTGCCGCTTTTCACCGCCAGACGCGGTCAAATTAAAAGCGCATAGCAAACAACCAAGAGAACAGTTGAAAATACCTATAAAAAAATTCTGATAGACTAGACTATATCCTGTAATGTCATAAAGTGGCTTTGAGTGGCTTGACAGGTTGGCTTCTATTATAATTTCAGTAATTTAACTTTTAAAGCAcaaatattttagaaaaatttgtgtgttttATAATGTAAAgagtaatattcaaaaatgaaaaataattcTCCTAAAAATGTCTTAAAAATGTTGGAGAAATTGACTTTGGTagtctaaaatatttaaacatttacaaaaaagtgaaaactttatattaattatattcCAAGAAAAGTCTCTCTtaaaattagattttaaaaatttccataACCATCTTTAGGTTTTTGTTGATAACGATAACaatttatagtgttatttaattttatttgttaatcCTTTTTAATAACTTACCAATAAATGagtcaaaatatttagttCACATTCACTCACCtgcaaagaagaagaaaaagggttttaaatttgtaagtttgaaataaaaatgcaaaattatgTTCAAGTATATGCGAGCTTGACTCTTCATCAATGCGAAATACATCATACCTTCATCTATTCCCATGAGAGGCTTTTATGGATACACGAGAAGGACAAGAAGCGAAAGGAAGAAATGTAACCAAGTCCAATTTCGCAGGGCCTAATGCAAAACGGCGACAACAAGAAACGACGGTTGCTACGCTTGCCattttattgcatacttttaggccgCAGGTGCAAGACTCAGAACCTGGGCCAGGAACCATGTATTTGCTCCATTTTGTTGTCAACTTCATCTacgaatgtatgtatgtatgtatgtgtgtgtataggtAGCAAGGAGCATTTCTCATTCACGTTCGGCATCGTCAATGCGCTGCCAACTTGAGGGTTTTTATTGCTTTTGCCCCTCtactttcaattttctttgGCCTCGCCTATCATACAGGACGTATGCGTGTTTTTTCTGCGGCCCCCCTCCCTACAACATCTTTGCATTAATTCACGAATATTTCTAGCGTTTCTGTTGCCTTTGAGTTGGCAAATggtaaatttatttataggtTTTGATAGGCATCTTTccattgtttgtttgctttttgttgttgttcttgttattgCTGTGCAATTGCAATTGAGTTTACTTTTGGCTCTAAGCCAACACAAAGGACAGCTCCATTAATGCTACCAAAGGTTGGGGGGTAGCAGCAGCGAATGGGAGTTTAATGAGGAGaagtttcttatttttttttagaccGACTAAAAGATagacaaataaatttatcCGCCTAGTCTTTGACTATTGTTTATTGCTATTTATACAACGATTTGAGCATTCATTGTCTGTCTTTATTTGCCTTCTTTCTGTGAATGGTAATGATTGcgtttatttgttttgcatccctacttaaaatattttatggcTCTATCAATGGGTTACTTAGACTTTGAATGCTGGTTTCTATAATGTTTTGTCTTTATTATATGGTTTGTTATGATAGATCATAGATAGATAAATAGATCAGAAATAACTTTATAAGAACAGGTAAATGAGTCTTTACTTATTCTCAGAAGTTCTCTAACttcttttaatatattttctacgtggcttaatattaaaattgatttaaggGGCTCCAAACTAGctgtatacatattttaaagaCTCAATTTATAGCCATTGTTACTTGGtataattttcaattcaaaCTATTGCCCTttactaaaagaaattaagaaCCGATTcttattagtttttattttttttcagatttctttcaattcttgttaatattttatttttgtagaATTTTGTAATTATGGATTTTCTGTAGCTTACAAATTTAAGCTGCAAAAAAGATGAGACAAGcataaaataacaaacaattttatacTTTACAAGTCAATAGTTGGTTTATTTGGaacttttttcatttaaattattttcaataaatgaaatattttttgggACTATTATAGAGGCAAAAGATTATAAGAAGTACGAACATTAATATGTTCAGCATGGAATTAAGCCTACTCCTAATTGCATAAAAtatctttaaatatttgtagagATAATTGAGTAGGGTAATAGGAATATGCAATTAATAAAATCGTAATTAAGCTTTTTagattacttttttttgtatcagATTAAGGTCATTAAGTTGGTAATGATTATAAAAACAATGATTTATCTGGTTAACATatatctttttaatttaaaattctttaaaaatatgtttagaaatactcatcagtcataaaaacaaaatttcatttcactcaaagtaatttatttttgtcatattgttgaacaaaaattttttcttgtttcaaaaacatttcaCATTTGACCATTGCTTGTTGTAACTCTTGTAACTCATGTTGCCCCATCCTCTTGATGTTGTTTTGGGTCGTGGATCCCATGTCCCATGTCCGCTTTTCGACACCTTTTTCgcacataaattttaataacacACGCCAGGAGGTGAGCGACCAAGAGCCACCAAAAGCTCTTCGCTTGTGCATGTAAATtgcacccacacacacacacacacacacgcacacacacatatgtatatatatttatttatgtgtgtgtacaaatacaaaacaatTCCCAAATGTAGCGACACATTACAGAGGAGCAGggccaaagaaaaaaatataaaaaaaaaacaaaataaaaaaaataaacttcaCGAGTTTCTGCTGCAATTGGCAAACAAGTCAAGGTGGTAAATGGCAAAATGGAGGAACTTGTTCGCTGCAATGGTGAACCGGGGGAAAGGCGGGGGACGTTGGCAACCAACTGGGACGCCCTACATGACGCTCATTTTGTGTCAACTACGCGCAGTAAATTGCCAAAAAGGGCAGCCAACTCCACACCTGCAGTCAATAAACTATAAAATATGCAatgtttgaaatatttttgcatataCCGGAATGTGTAAATATATGTAGAAGTGGCGcaagtatgtatatgtatatgtataactatatgtagttggtttatatatctacatacTTTCCacgaaaaaatattttaagcaTGCAGGTGAATTGATTCAACTCAAccaaatagcagcagcagcagcagcaacagccgcGTTGCACCCAAAGGAAATTAGCTTGACAGGAAATTCCacaatatacacacacacatacagagacaCCAAAAACCACCAAGCCACCAGGAATACCTTGTTGTACACTGACAAAAAATTCAGTTAAGTTTTATAATTAGCTGCAGCTAAAAAGAGCATGAGAATAAAAGGATATAAAAGTGGATTTCGTAATGAGTAAATTTGACTTGGGGTCAAAAATTACATATTCCCGAATTGCAAATATCAAcattaaatagtttttaacgTCGTTTAAGTCGACTTAGTTTCTTAGCACATATTTAGATACATTTTTCGTAACTATTCAAAACACGCTAGGACCagcaataaatatatatagctTTCTGTGTTAAGTCCACCTTAAAAACGAAGGTCAAACCGAAAGTTTCTATAATGAAAATTATTCTCATTAGTCTTACTTGACGGTAAAAAGTAAGCTTAGTTTGAAACCTCATAATTTCAGGATAACTCTACAGAAACTTATAGGATTATGATGTACTTCAAATTTCGATTACTTTAAAGATGATTAATTTTTGAAGTCTGAAAAGAAATCTGAAatctttttgtgtttaataTCTAAACTAGATCGTTATCGAAATTACTCTACTTCATAAGACTGTTTTTAACATTTACGTATGGAGAcagtgttttcatttttaattttaaatttgtttatccTTTTTTATATGTGAAATTTCTTTCAGTGTACATTGACAtcatttgttgctgttgctggtgccGCTCTCTCATTCGGGCAACTGCACACAATGCACGATGACATTTCCACTCATGCCGATTTTCATATTACATTTCGTTGAGCTTAAATGACAAATGTGGTCGGTAAGCCGACGTCTGGCGCCCAAGTGAGGGAAGAGACCAGGCCCAGACCAGAGCAGAATAGCACAGAGCAGAACAGACCAGGCAACAGCAGACAGAGACCGAATCGAGGTGGGTGGCTACCACTTACACATTTGGCAAGTTGTGAGGCGTTTTCGGTTTGTGGTATTATTGCTGAATGACAGCCTGACTGAATGACTGtgcttgtgtgcgtgtgtgtgtatatatctGCTTCTGGTTGTGTCTGCCCGCGTTAGCTTTGTGATTGTAATGGATTGTGGCGGCGAC is drawn from Drosophila willistoni isolate 14030-0811.24 chromosome 2R unlocalized genomic scaffold, UCI_dwil_1.1 Seg167, whole genome shotgun sequence and contains these coding sequences:
- the LOC26529944 gene encoding uncharacterized protein LOC26529944, whose amino-acid sequence is MFPNPIEVVCIHIVQPIIDLLAYLLNEVHFLAFMAGCAVLGITLGLIFGIISVVWYKCSRETTVTKKQEFEGNVNRPINSIKND